The nucleotide window TGAGAATGGGTCGCCCCCCTTGGTCCAGTACATCGATGTGCGCCAGATCATGAAAGCGCGTGGCAAAACCTTCGTTGATGGAAAACTGCCGGGCAGCATCGCCCACCGCAATCACATCCCCGAACGGGGCAAATGCCGCGGCGGTGAGCGCCTCGACGCGGATGGGATGCCGGTTCGTTTCAATCACGTTTAACAATCGATGTCGCTCAGATCCGGGATGGCAGCCTTGCCACCTGCGCCCGCTTTACCGCGTTTGGTCCGCTTGCTGAATGCCAGGCCCATGGCCAGCGTCTGCACCAGGCACATGGCCGAGGTAAGCGACCGGAACCCCTTGAGCTCCGCATCGTTAACCTCCAGAACCAGGTCCGCATTTTTGGCAACCGGGCTCAGAAATGCATTGGTAATGGCCAACAACTTGGCGCCCTGCCCCGTCACCTGTTCACACACACGCAGCGTGTCCGCCGCGTAGGGCGGGAAACTGATGGCAATCAGCAGATCCTGCGCATTGGCCGCGTTGGCTTGCTCGGCCACCGCGCCGCCCAGCCCCGTGATCTGCACGGCGGGCTGCCCGACGCGGTTCAAGGCATAGGCCAGGTACGCCGCAACGGCGTAAGAGCGGCGCAGGCCAATCACATGCACGATGCGGGCGTTCTGAATCAGCGACACCGCGTCCTTGAGCGGCAGGCTGGCGGCATCGGCTTGCAAATGCTCCAGCGAGACGATATTGGCCTGGCTGAAGGCCTGCAAGACTGCGGCCGGGTCCTCCGGGTTGTCCAGCGTCTGCTCTCCCCCGTAGTGGCGAATACG belongs to Rhodoferax saidenbachensis and includes:
- a CDS encoding MurR/RpiR family transcriptional regulator; translated protein: MSNAKPTTLEGLRALISQESERLTPRMRDAARYAIEHPNDIALNPVATVAAQAQIAPAAFIRLAKALGYDGYSELQRLFRAPLHHATKPTFRERIRHYGGEQTLDNPEDPAAVLQAFSQANIVSLEHLQADAASLPLKDAVSLIQNARIVHVIGLRRSYAVAAYLAYALNRVGQPAVQITGLGGAVAEQANAANAQDLLIAISFPPYAADTLRVCEQVTGQGAKLLAITNAFLSPVAKNADLVLEVNDAELKGFRSLTSAMCLVQTLAMGLAFSKRTKRGKAGAGGKAAIPDLSDIDC